Proteins from a genomic interval of Sphingobacterium lactis:
- a CDS encoding DUF5125 domain-containing protein, producing MRKVINYSALLVLFALLFSCKEDELIVPYGEGDPTIELKQSPKTALFGDSLQFTVNVADQSIDLSTLKVELLFSEENVSEIKIRTKENGEYSGKLFVPFKKNIPNGTAILRYTLENVQRVKEVHEEQITLSRPDFPYLTLVAGTTKYRMERVATNQYELTQELPMKVSGYIEAPKVGNLGNIIQFGYENNAVVQGINTPIPFSNTSAGVYTIAFNTLTYEASPFLIGYSINGESMKMVNENQYAVDLNVTQGQELEIEGIEGFNAWWLDKDFIREEGGKYYVNAMTGKYRFTADFDKEYMKIEPMSGNDLAHLNADGTGAIWIIGEGIGKPSVAANEVGWDTGKAISLAPMGNKKYQVTVVAGQTIKTDNINFKFFHQKNWGGEFKHTDITTNSDVVFVGDGSNGRDSGNLGLSAGKTLEAGATYVFVVDLSEGNNKAKLTVTKL from the coding sequence ATGAGAAAAGTAATCAATTATTCAGCCTTATTGGTCCTGTTTGCCTTGTTGTTTTCATGCAAAGAGGACGAGTTAATCGTGCCATATGGGGAAGGGGACCCAACGATTGAATTGAAGCAAAGCCCGAAAACGGCCTTGTTTGGGGATAGTTTGCAGTTTACCGTGAATGTGGCAGACCAAAGCATTGATCTATCGACCCTGAAAGTAGAATTGCTTTTCAGTGAAGAAAATGTTTCCGAAATCAAGATCCGCACCAAAGAAAACGGTGAATATTCCGGAAAGCTATTCGTTCCTTTCAAAAAGAACATTCCCAACGGTACAGCCATTTTGCGCTATACTTTAGAGAATGTACAAAGGGTCAAGGAAGTACACGAAGAGCAGATTACGCTAAGTAGACCGGATTTTCCGTATCTGACGTTAGTTGCCGGTACGACCAAATACCGCATGGAACGCGTGGCTACGAATCAATATGAATTGACACAGGAACTTCCGATGAAGGTTTCCGGTTACATTGAAGCACCTAAAGTGGGCAACCTTGGAAATATCATCCAATTTGGCTACGAGAATAACGCGGTTGTTCAGGGCATCAATACCCCAATTCCTTTCTCGAATACATCTGCCGGTGTGTACACTATTGCGTTCAATACCTTGACGTATGAAGCAAGTCCATTCCTGATCGGATATTCCATCAATGGTGAAAGCATGAAGATGGTGAATGAGAACCAGTATGCTGTTGACTTGAATGTAACACAAGGCCAAGAATTGGAAATCGAAGGTATCGAAGGATTCAATGCATGGTGGTTGGATAAAGATTTCATCCGTGAAGAGGGTGGAAAATATTATGTCAATGCCATGACTGGTAAATACAGATTCACTGCGGACTTCGATAAGGAATACATGAAGATCGAACCGATGTCTGGAAATGACTTGGCGCACTTGAATGCTGACGGAACCGGAGCAATCTGGATCATTGGTGAGGGAATCGGTAAGCCATCCGTTGCGGCGAATGAGGTCGGCTGGGATACCGGCAAGGCCATCAGTTTGGCGCCAATGGGCAATAAGAAATACCAAGTTACCGTGGTTGCAGGACAAACTATAAAAACGGATAACATCAACTTTAAGTTCTTCCACCAAAAAAATTGGGGTGGTGAATTTAAACATACAGATATTACGACCAACAGTGACGTTGTCTTTGTCGGCGATGGATCAAACGGCCGTGATTCTGGAAACCTTGGACTAAGTGCAGGGAAAACATTGGAAGCAGGAGCAACCTATGTCTTTGTTGTAGACTTGTCCGAAGGGAATAATAAAGCGAAACTTACGGTTACTAAACTATAA
- a CDS encoding MerR family transcriptional regulator: MPYKEREINKLYYTMGEVTEIFDVNASQIRFYEREFDILQPKKNKKGNRLFTQNDIANLKIIFNLVKEKGYTLQGARGFLRSNKNEARENQRIIDSLENLKTFLLDVRDSL; this comes from the coding sequence ATGCCGTACAAAGAACGAGAGATCAATAAACTGTATTACACAATGGGTGAGGTGACCGAAATTTTCGATGTGAATGCCTCTCAAATCCGTTTCTACGAGCGAGAATTTGATATTCTACAACCTAAGAAGAACAAAAAAGGAAACCGCTTATTTACTCAGAACGATATCGCCAACCTTAAAATTATCTTTAATCTGGTAAAGGAAAAGGGATATACATTGCAGGGTGCACGTGGGTTTTTACGCAGCAACAAGAATGAAGCCCGTGAAAACCAACGTATTATCGACTCTCTGGAGAATTTGAAGACCTTCCTATTGGATGTACGCGATAGCCTATAG
- a CDS encoding tRNA1(Val) (adenine(37)-N6)-methyltransferase, with amino-acid sequence MGNIFQFKQFSVNQEHCAMRINTDGVLLGATASTAAPERILDIGTGTGVIALMLAQRFPHAQVWAVELDGPAAQRAALNFEASPFADRLYGVHSDIFHWKTDLQFDLIVSNPPFYINSLHNPDERRKMAKHTDVEFFTGLFAFGKARLQQEGKMQLIVPIELREALSTEANAVGLHLVEELQIRSFADSEVFRTILTFAHSPQALRCSSFVIYQEKAVHAEGYRHLLKDFFLAF; translated from the coding sequence ATGGGGAATATCTTCCAATTCAAGCAATTTTCAGTGAACCAGGAGCATTGTGCGATGCGTATCAATACGGATGGGGTCTTGCTGGGGGCTACGGCTTCCACTGCGGCACCCGAGCGCATATTGGACATTGGTACCGGGACCGGCGTAATTGCCTTGATGTTGGCGCAGCGGTTCCCTCATGCGCAGGTATGGGCCGTGGAATTGGATGGACCGGCCGCACAACGGGCAGCACTGAATTTCGAGGCGTCTCCATTTGCAGATCGACTGTATGGTGTCCATTCGGATATTTTCCATTGGAAAACCGACCTGCAATTTGATCTGATCGTTTCCAATCCGCCCTTTTATATCAATTCCCTGCATAATCCGGATGAAAGGCGAAAGATGGCCAAACATACCGACGTGGAGTTCTTTACCGGGTTGTTTGCTTTTGGAAAGGCCAGGCTGCAGCAGGAGGGGAAAATGCAATTGATCGTTCCGATAGAATTAAGGGAGGCGCTAAGTACCGAAGCGAATGCTGTGGGGCTACACCTGGTGGAAGAGCTGCAGATCCGCTCCTTCGCTGATTCGGAGGTATTCCGCACCATACTGACCTTCGCCCATTCGCCTCAAGCGCTGCGGTGCAGTTCCTTTGTCATCTATCAGGAAAAGGCCGTGCACGCCGAGGGGTACAGGCATTTGCTTAAGGATTTCTTTTTAGCTTTTTAA
- the mtgA gene encoding monofunctional biosynthetic peptidoglycan transglycosylase produces MAIKRSTAKNRKKQTSTTFGTFLKKRILPWFVKGLIAFFVLTILWVIALRFTNPPITYLMVKRGFERKAAGKDFKIDRKWLDYADMSDNLKRAALAGEDAHFMEHNGFDTDAIRQAIEKNKAGKPLRGGSTISQQTAKNVFLWPGRSWLRKGLETYFTVLIEIFWSKKRILEVYLNVIEMGQGVYGAEAASQYYFHKSGRSLTKKEAALIIAVLPSPQKWDARRPSAYINRRANSIVRYMNYYKIPK; encoded by the coding sequence ATGGCCATTAAACGTTCTACAGCAAAGAACAGAAAGAAACAAACCAGCACAACATTCGGAACCTTTTTGAAGAAAAGGATCCTCCCTTGGTTTGTGAAAGGCCTCATTGCCTTTTTCGTACTGACCATTCTTTGGGTCATTGCCCTGCGTTTCACGAATCCTCCGATCACCTACCTGATGGTGAAACGTGGTTTCGAACGGAAAGCCGCCGGCAAGGATTTTAAAATTGACAGGAAATGGTTGGATTATGCGGATATGTCGGACAATTTAAAGCGTGCTGCCCTTGCTGGGGAGGATGCGCACTTTATGGAGCACAATGGCTTTGATACGGACGCCATCCGCCAAGCCATTGAAAAGAACAAGGCTGGTAAACCCCTCCGCGGTGGAAGTACCATCAGTCAGCAAACCGCCAAGAACGTATTTCTATGGCCCGGCCGATCCTGGCTCCGGAAAGGTTTGGAAACCTATTTTACCGTGCTGATCGAGATCTTCTGGAGCAAGAAGCGTATACTCGAAGTGTACCTCAATGTCATCGAGATGGGGCAGGGCGTATATGGAGCAGAAGCCGCTTCGCAGTATTATTTCCATAAATCTGGCCGCAGCCTAACGAAAAAGGAAGCTGCCTTGATTATTGCCGTTCTACCAAGTCCTCAGAAATGGGATGCAAGAAGGCCTTCAGCCTATATCAACAGACGGGCGAACAGTATTGTCCGGTATATGAATTATTATAAAATCCCTAAATAG
- a CDS encoding VOC family protein, with protein MGVLRMVTNIQAENLEAAKKFYSDVLGLSIIMDHGWITTYGSDAEMAVQISFATQGGSGTDVPNLSIEVDDFEETLFKMKDAGFNITYGPTKEPWGVQRFYVQDPFGTLVNILAHT; from the coding sequence ATGGGCGTTTTGAGAATGGTCACCAATATTCAAGCGGAAAATTTAGAAGCAGCGAAAAAGTTCTATTCGGATGTCCTGGGATTAAGCATCATCATGGATCACGGATGGATTACCACTTATGGAAGCGATGCGGAAATGGCGGTACAGATCAGTTTTGCGACCCAAGGTGGTTCAGGGACCGATGTCCCAAACCTATCTATTGAAGTCGATGACTTCGAGGAGACCTTATTTAAAATGAAAGACGCAGGGTTTAACATAACCTATGGTCCAACCAAGGAACCTTGGGGCGTTCAACGTTTTTATGTGCAAGATCCATTCGGAACCCTGGTGAATATCCTTGCCCACACGTAA
- the mutS gene encoding DNA mismatch repair protein MutS, which produces MAKAKKQTPLMQQYNTIKAKYPGALLLFRVGDFYETFGEDAVKAAKILGIVLTKRGNGSESETALAGFPHHSLETYLPKLVRAGQRVAICDQLEDPKQTKTIVKRGVTELVTPGVSYNENIVQQKSNNYLASLYYDKQTIGVSFLDISTGEFLVAQGSIGYVDKLLQGFKPTEVILPKKQYKDFLEHFGNNFYTYTLDEWPYTGDYATESLLKHFEVNSMKGFGIDRMPVGIIAAGVALHYLNETEHRNLGHISNISRIEEDRYMWLDRFTIRNLELIGSSNENATTLSDVLDETSSPMGARLLKRWIVMPLKDEKSINERLQVVEYFHNNRELRDQLIHEIKQVGDLERLISKIGLQKANPREVGQLKRALYAVEKLKELCQTQDSEALNVIAEQLNPCLLIREKIERTVQAEPPVALNKGNVIAEGVDPDLDKLRKVAFGGKDYLVEIQRRESEATGIPSLKIAFNNVFGYYLEVTNTHKDKVPSGWIRKQTLVNAERYITEELKEYEEQILGAEEKIQAIENRLYAELLLAIAEYIKPIQLNAQLLAKLDVLLNFAVIADKNFYVKPVVNSSKVLDIKGGRHPVIEKNLPIGQDYITNDTFLDPEGQQIIIITGPNMAGKSALLRQTGLIVLMAQIGCFVPAKEAEIGIVDKIFTRVGASDNLSSGESTFMVEMNETASIMNNLSDRSLILLDEIGRGTSTYDGISIAWAIAEYLHNHPACRAKTLFATHYHELNELCNSMPRVKNFNVSVKEVNNKVIFLRKLVPGGSEHSFGIHVAKLAGMPPKLIGRAGEILKRLEQERTGGEKIKDSMRKIQKQAYQLQMFAIDDPVLEKIRDMLNNLDVNTLTPVEALMKLDEIQRLLKN; this is translated from the coding sequence TTGGCAAAAGCGAAGAAACAAACCCCTTTAATGCAGCAGTATAATACCATTAAAGCCAAATATCCTGGTGCTTTATTACTGTTTAGGGTTGGAGATTTTTACGAGACGTTTGGAGAGGATGCCGTCAAGGCGGCGAAGATATTGGGGATTGTGCTCACCAAGCGGGGCAACGGCTCGGAATCGGAAACGGCGCTGGCGGGATTTCCGCACCATTCCCTGGAAACATACCTCCCCAAATTGGTACGTGCAGGACAAAGGGTGGCGATCTGCGATCAATTGGAAGATCCCAAGCAGACCAAAACTATTGTCAAGCGTGGAGTAACCGAATTGGTTACACCAGGGGTATCCTACAATGAGAATATTGTCCAACAGAAATCCAATAACTATTTAGCCTCCCTCTATTACGATAAGCAAACCATCGGTGTTTCCTTCCTGGATATCTCCACCGGCGAGTTTTTAGTAGCACAGGGGTCGATCGGTTATGTGGATAAATTATTGCAGGGCTTCAAACCTACAGAGGTTATTCTTCCCAAAAAACAATACAAGGATTTCCTGGAGCACTTCGGGAATAATTTCTATACCTACACCTTGGATGAATGGCCGTATACCGGTGACTATGCCACCGAATCGCTGCTGAAACATTTCGAGGTGAACTCCATGAAAGGTTTTGGGATCGACCGCATGCCAGTGGGCATCATTGCGGCCGGAGTGGCGCTCCACTACCTTAATGAAACCGAACACCGGAACTTGGGGCATATCTCCAACATTTCCAGAATTGAGGAGGACCGCTACATGTGGTTGGATCGGTTCACAATCCGCAACCTGGAATTGATCGGTTCATCGAATGAGAATGCCACTACCCTGTCGGATGTGCTGGATGAAACATCCTCACCGATGGGTGCACGCCTCCTGAAGCGATGGATCGTGATGCCGTTGAAGGATGAGAAATCCATCAATGAACGTCTTCAGGTGGTCGAATACTTCCATAACAACAGGGAGTTGCGGGACCAATTGATCCACGAGATCAAGCAGGTGGGCGATCTGGAGCGACTGATCAGTAAAATCGGTCTCCAAAAAGCCAATCCGCGAGAGGTCGGACAGCTGAAGCGCGCCCTCTATGCCGTGGAGAAATTAAAAGAGTTGTGCCAGACCCAGGATTCGGAAGCCTTGAATGTGATTGCAGAGCAGTTAAATCCTTGTTTATTGATCCGTGAAAAGATTGAAAGGACTGTCCAGGCGGAACCTCCAGTGGCGCTGAACAAAGGGAATGTTATTGCAGAGGGCGTGGATCCCGATCTGGATAAATTGCGCAAAGTGGCTTTCGGCGGTAAGGATTACCTGGTGGAAATTCAACGCCGCGAATCGGAGGCTACGGGCATACCTTCCCTAAAGATTGCCTTCAATAATGTTTTCGGGTATTATTTGGAAGTGACCAATACCCACAAGGACAAAGTGCCTTCAGGTTGGATCCGTAAACAGACCCTGGTCAATGCCGAGCGGTACATCACTGAAGAGCTAAAGGAATATGAAGAACAGATCCTCGGAGCAGAGGAGAAGATACAGGCCATCGAGAATAGGTTGTATGCCGAATTGCTATTGGCAATCGCAGAATATATCAAGCCGATCCAATTGAATGCCCAGTTGTTGGCCAAGTTGGACGTGCTCTTGAATTTTGCCGTTATTGCGGACAAGAACTTCTATGTGAAGCCCGTTGTCAACAGTTCCAAAGTGTTGGATATTAAGGGCGGCCGCCACCCGGTGATTGAGAAGAACCTTCCCATTGGCCAGGATTACATCACCAACGATACGTTCCTGGATCCGGAAGGGCAGCAGATCATTATTATTACGGGGCCGAATATGGCCGGTAAATCGGCATTGCTGCGCCAAACCGGACTCATTGTCCTGATGGCGCAGATTGGATGTTTCGTACCGGCGAAGGAGGCAGAGATCGGTATCGTCGATAAGATCTTTACCCGCGTGGGAGCATCCGATAACCTCAGCTCGGGGGAGTCGACCTTTATGGTGGAGATGAACGAAACGGCAAGCATCATGAACAACCTCTCCGACAGGAGCTTGATCCTCTTGGATGAGATTGGCCGGGGAACCAGTACCTACGATGGAATTTCCATTGCTTGGGCCATTGCGGAATACCTGCACAACCACCCTGCTTGCCGTGCAAAAACCTTGTTTGCCACGCATTACCATGAGCTGAATGAGCTCTGCAATTCCATGCCGCGCGTTAAGAACTTTAATGTAAGTGTTAAGGAAGTGAACAATAAGGTGATATTCCTGCGTAAATTGGTGCCCGGAGGTTCCGAACATAGTTTCGGTATACATGTGGCGAAACTTGCCGGTATGCCGCCGAAGCTGATCGGTCGGGCAGGAGAGATCCTGAAACGCCTGGAACAGGAACGTACCGGTGGCGAGAAGATCAAGGACAGCATGCGTAAAATACAGAAACAGGCCTACCAATTGCAGATGTTTGCCATTGATGACCCTGTGCTGGAAAAGATCCGGGATATGCTGAACAACCTGGACGTAAATACCCTCACGCCTGTGGAAGCGCTGATGAAATTGGATGAAATCCAGCGCCTATTGAAGAACTAA
- a CDS encoding glycoside hydrolase family 30 protein has product MNTLKKYIFAASLFSSILTACGNDNINGGDPVVPVGPTSGDVKIYTTTGSQSHDFTKTFVNFSKTTNMSQMTIKLDESKTFQTMDGFGSAITGSTAYNLLKMNQADRTKFLTETFSPTEGMGQSYIRIAIGCSDFSLDEYTLADKPGIENFALQEEELKYVIPVLKEILAINPTIKIMGSPWTPPKWMKVNNLTELKPYDSWTGGHLNPKFYQDYATYFVKWIQAMKEHGINIYSITPQNEPLNDKNSASLVMFWNEQQAFVKTALGPKLKAAGLNTKIYAFDHNYNYDDMPEQQDYPIKIFEDPAAAAYFAGSAFHNYGGDKAELLDIHEKAPNKDIIFTETSIGVWNEGQVLGKRLMEDMREVALGTVNNWSKGVIVWNLMLDSEKGPNRDGGCQTCYGAVDISKSDYKTIRRNSHYYIIGHLSSVVKPGAVRIGTTGYTDNDLVYTAFKNADGSYAFVLMNSGGESKHIMLEDGKNHFTYKVPAGAVVSYTWKK; this is encoded by the coding sequence ATGAATACGTTAAAGAAATACATTTTTGCAGCAAGTTTGTTCTCGTCAATTTTAACAGCTTGTGGCAATGACAATATAAACGGTGGCGATCCGGTGGTTCCTGTGGGACCTACTTCCGGAGACGTCAAGATCTACACCACGACAGGCTCTCAGAGCCATGACTTCACAAAAACGTTTGTGAATTTCAGCAAGACAACCAATATGTCGCAAATGACCATCAAATTGGATGAAAGCAAGACTTTTCAGACCATGGATGGATTTGGATCGGCAATAACCGGTTCTACAGCTTATAACTTGTTGAAGATGAACCAAGCTGACCGGACCAAATTCTTAACAGAAACATTCTCCCCAACGGAGGGAATGGGCCAGAGCTATATCCGTATCGCAATTGGCTGTTCAGATTTCTCTTTGGATGAATATACACTTGCCGATAAACCAGGCATTGAAAACTTCGCCCTACAGGAAGAAGAATTGAAATATGTGATCCCGGTTCTGAAGGAAATCTTGGCGATCAACCCTACGATTAAAATCATGGGTTCGCCATGGACTCCACCGAAATGGATGAAGGTGAACAACCTAACCGAACTGAAGCCTTATGACTCCTGGACAGGCGGTCATTTGAATCCTAAATTCTACCAGGATTACGCAACTTACTTCGTGAAATGGATTCAGGCCATGAAGGAGCACGGGATAAACATCTATTCCATTACACCTCAGAATGAGCCATTGAACGATAAGAACTCAGCATCCTTGGTGATGTTCTGGAACGAGCAACAAGCTTTTGTGAAAACAGCGTTGGGCCCAAAATTGAAAGCCGCAGGTTTGAACACAAAAATCTATGCCTTTGATCATAACTACAATTATGACGATATGCCTGAGCAACAGGATTACCCGATCAAGATTTTTGAAGATCCTGCAGCAGCAGCGTATTTCGCAGGTTCTGCATTCCACAACTATGGTGGTGATAAAGCAGAGTTGTTGGATATCCATGAAAAAGCTCCTAACAAGGACATCATCTTTACAGAAACATCGATAGGTGTGTGGAATGAAGGACAGGTTTTGGGAAAACGCCTGATGGAAGATATGCGTGAGGTTGCATTGGGAACCGTGAACAATTGGAGCAAAGGGGTAATCGTGTGGAACCTGATGTTGGATTCTGAAAAAGGTCCGAACCGCGATGGTGGCTGTCAAACTTGCTACGGCGCAGTGGACATCAGCAAATCTGATTACAAAACGATCCGCAGAAATTCCCACTATTACATCATCGGTCACCTATCATCGGTAGTGAAACCTGGTGCTGTACGCATTGGAACTACGGGTTATACAGATAATGACTTGGTATATACCGCATTCAAGAATGCTGATGGTTCATACGCATTTGTGTTGATGAACTCAGGAGGGGAGTCTAAGCACATTATGCTTGAAGATGGTAAGAATCATTTTACATACAAAGTTCCAGCTGGAGCGGTTGTATCATATACTTGGAAGAAATGA
- a CDS encoding metallophosphoesterase family protein, with amino-acid sequence MMKIGLLSDTHGYLDKAVFKHFDGCDEIWHVGDFGSMEIITELEAFKPLRGVFGNIDGKDIRLQFPEHLRFTCEQVDVWMTHIGGYPGKYNPLVKPEILKNPPKLFISGHSHILKVQFDPKLQLLHLNPGAAGKQGWHQIRTMMRFDIHADRIENLEVIELGPK; translated from the coding sequence ATCATGAAAATAGGGTTACTATCAGATACACACGGTTACTTGGATAAGGCGGTCTTCAAACATTTTGACGGCTGTGATGAAATCTGGCATGTCGGTGATTTTGGATCCATGGAAATCATCACAGAGTTGGAAGCATTCAAGCCGTTGCGAGGTGTGTTCGGCAATATTGATGGGAAAGATATCCGGTTGCAATTTCCGGAGCATTTGCGTTTCACGTGTGAACAGGTGGATGTGTGGATGACCCATATTGGAGGCTATCCCGGAAAATACAATCCATTGGTGAAACCTGAGATCTTGAAGAATCCGCCCAAGCTGTTTATTTCAGGACATTCGCATATCCTGAAAGTGCAATTCGATCCGAAGCTGCAACTCTTGCACCTCAATCCTGGCGCTGCTGGAAAACAGGGTTGGCATCAGATCCGCACCATGATGCGCTTTGACATCCATGCGGATCGTATCGAGAATCTGGAAGTGATTGAACTCGGACCGAAATAA
- a CDS encoding isoaspartyl peptidase/L-asparaginase family protein, with translation MNTIPTQAQNAQNPKYVLAIHGGAGTILKKNMTDSLEKAYIDVLTASLQAGYAVIQEGRSSLDAVEAAIYVMEDSPLFNAGKGAVFTNQGKNELDAAIMDGGTLKAGAVAGVTTIRNPIVAARAVMDKSEHVMMVGKGAEEFARQAGLTIVDPQYFWTKARWDGLQRALERDKERMELDHDDQQAFLPPYKDEKFGTVGCVALDKAGNLAAGTSTGGMTNKKFGRVGDAPIIGAGTYANNATVAISCTGWGEFFIRAVAAYNVSAKMQYGKMDVHQASKEVIAEIGKMGGDGGMIAIDKNGEVAMPFNTEGMYRGTVTADGKITVEIYKEPKN, from the coding sequence ATGAATACGATACCCACACAAGCGCAAAACGCCCAAAACCCAAAATATGTACTGGCCATTCATGGCGGAGCAGGCACCATCCTGAAGAAGAACATGACAGACTCTTTGGAGAAAGCCTATATTGATGTGCTTACCGCTTCCTTACAGGCCGGATATGCCGTGATCCAAGAAGGGAGATCCAGTTTGGATGCGGTGGAGGCCGCGATCTATGTGATGGAAGATTCTCCTTTATTCAATGCCGGAAAAGGTGCTGTATTTACCAATCAAGGAAAGAATGAACTGGATGCAGCTATTATGGATGGCGGAACGCTAAAGGCAGGTGCCGTAGCAGGGGTGACCACGATAAGAAATCCAATCGTTGCCGCCCGTGCGGTAATGGACAAATCTGAACATGTAATGATGGTCGGCAAAGGTGCCGAAGAATTTGCCCGCCAAGCGGGATTAACGATCGTTGATCCGCAGTACTTCTGGACCAAAGCACGTTGGGATGGATTGCAAAGGGCATTGGAGCGTGATAAGGAGCGGATGGAGTTGGATCATGATGATCAACAAGCTTTCCTGCCGCCTTATAAGGACGAGAAATTTGGAACTGTGGGCTGCGTGGCCCTGGATAAAGCAGGCAATCTTGCTGCAGGGACCTCTACCGGCGGGATGACGAACAAGAAATTCGGAAGGGTGGGAGATGCACCGATCATCGGTGCCGGCACGTATGCGAACAACGCCACGGTTGCAATTTCCTGTACCGGATGGGGGGAGTTCTTCATCCGTGCTGTTGCAGCCTATAATGTGTCGGCAAAAATGCAGTATGGGAAAATGGATGTGCATCAAGCAAGCAAGGAAGTGATTGCGGAAATCGGCAAGATGGGAGGTGATGGCGGTATGATTGCCATCGATAAAAATGGCGAAGTGGCCATGCCATTCAATACCGAAGGTATGTACCGCGGTACCGTAACTGCAGATGGAAAGATTACCGTAGAGATTTATAAGGAACCTAAAAATTAA
- the accD gene encoding acetyl-CoA carboxylase, carboxyltransferase subunit beta, with translation MSWFKRNKAGIQTATENKKEAPDGMWNKCPNCKKPLLNVEQVENKYVCHYCDYHIRIGSIAYFSILFDNNEFTELFPNLKAGDPLNFVDTKPYKDRLVDSQAKTGLNDALRSAVGKVDGQDLVIACMDFSFIGGSMGSVVGEKIARSIDYCIEHKLPFMLISKSGGARMMEAAFSLMQMAKTSAKLALLAQAKLPYICLLTDPTTGGVTASYAMLGDINIAEPGALIGFAGPRVIKETIKKDLPKGFQTSEFVLEHGFLDFIVDRRQLKQKISTFLKMVKG, from the coding sequence ATGAGTTGGTTTAAAAGAAATAAGGCAGGTATTCAGACTGCAACAGAAAATAAGAAAGAGGCTCCAGATGGGATGTGGAACAAGTGTCCGAATTGTAAGAAGCCCCTTTTGAATGTAGAACAAGTTGAGAATAAGTACGTTTGCCACTATTGCGATTACCATATCCGCATCGGCTCCATCGCTTATTTCTCCATCTTATTCGACAACAACGAATTCACTGAATTATTCCCGAATCTTAAAGCCGGTGACCCATTGAACTTTGTGGACACCAAACCTTATAAAGATCGCTTGGTAGATAGCCAAGCAAAAACTGGTCTGAACGATGCCCTACGCTCTGCAGTGGGTAAAGTTGATGGCCAGGATCTTGTTATTGCCTGTATGGACTTTTCTTTTATCGGCGGATCCATGGGGTCGGTCGTTGGGGAAAAGATTGCACGCTCCATCGATTACTGTATCGAACATAAACTTCCGTTTATGTTGATCTCCAAATCTGGTGGTGCCCGCATGATGGAGGCCGCGTTCTCCCTAATGCAGATGGCAAAGACCTCTGCCAAGCTCGCCCTTTTGGCGCAAGCAAAACTTCCTTACATCTGTCTATTAACGGACCCTACTACGGGTGGTGTAACCGCATCCTACGCGATGCTCGGTGATATCAATATCGCAGAACCAGGTGCACTGATCGGTTTCGCAGGACCTCGTGTCATCAAAGAAACCATCAAAAAAGATCTTCCGAAAGGATTCCAAACCTCGGAATTCGTCCTCGAACATGGGTTCCTCGATTTTATCGTCGACAGAAGACAACTCAAACAAAAGATTTCTACTTTCTTGAAAATGGTCAAGGGATAA